The Saprospiraceae bacterium genome includes a window with the following:
- a CDS encoding 3'-5' exoribonuclease, which yields MENTQIFLDTEFTGLHQRTTLISIALVADSGEEFYAEFTDYSKVQMKKLLAESDSAVFFNDLLEKRYLTQKTDFRRSDKGTYLIGNKKGIKNKLQKWFAQFESVEIWADVLAYDWVLFCELFGGAFGIPDNIFYAPFDLSTMFRKKGIIGPLTDEGKIKEIYHNDKIDINAMIIRKNFNDVSRFILAGVDSKLQHNALEDARAEKICYEKLMGI from the coding sequence ATGGAAAATACTCAAATCTTCCTCGACACAGAATTTACCGGATTGCATCAGAGGACCACACTTATATCCATCGCTTTGGTGGCAGATAGCGGAGAGGAGTTTTATGCGGAGTTTACAGATTATAGTAAGGTGCAAATGAAAAAACTGCTCGCTGAGAGTGATAGTGCTGTTTTTTTTAATGATTTGCTGGAAAAGCGTTATTTAACCCAAAAAACAGATTTTAGGAGGTCTGACAAAGGAACTTATCTTATAGGCAACAAAAAAGGAATAAAAAACAAATTACAGAAGTGGTTTGCACAATTTGAAAGTGTGGAAATTTGGGCGGATGTGCTGGCTTATGATTGGGTACTATTTTGTGAGTTGTTTGGCGGAGCATTTGGGATACCGGATAATATTTTTTATGCACCTTTTGATTTGTCGACAATGTTCAGGAAAAAGGGTATTATAGGTCCATTGACTGATGAAGGAAAAATAAAAGAAATATACCATAATGATAAAATTGATATTAATGCAATGATTATACGTAAAAATTTTAATGATGTAAGTCGGTTTATATTAGCTGGTGTGGATAGTAAACTCCAACACAATGCGTTGGAAGATGCGAGAGCAGAAAAGATTTGTTATGAAAAATTGATGGGGATATGA